From Aspergillus fumigatus Af293 chromosome 5, whole genome shotgun sequence, a single genomic window includes:
- the gprH gene encoding PMF1/NNF1 family protein, whose product MQCPTPHIQHRPDGPTCLQDQKKNNHIEVKMAEDAQSTNANHPRQAASPSPPPPAPVPLTPGPRASRLQQVFGQALARTLRANSYANFSGCFPTPAKHVPASLESVWRQLNAKLEESAKAEFDDILHERDAVRHLNELDRLVGEARHRRDNGQGESRVAPHTLTPDELYRAHLTPYLQEAQSSLNARIQATEAENAELAQHIQSQRAEIERLLSSLESIVADIEGAAAAASHFSKENDLRQEAFKMDEEVKARSEI is encoded by the exons ATGCAATGTCCCACACCCCACATTCAACATCGCCCGGACGGACCAACCTGCCTGCAAgatcagaagaagaataatcaCATCGAAGTGAAAATGGCAGAAGATGCTCAATCCACCAATGCGAATCACCCACGACAAGCAGCTTCACCTTCcccgcctcctccagctcctgtCCCTCTCACTCCCGGGCCACGCGCGTCGCGTCTACAGCAAGTTTTCGGCCAGGCCCTCGCACGAACCTTGCGCGCAAATTCATACGCAAATTTTTCAGGGTGCTTTCCAACACCTGCGAAACATGTCCCTGCTAGTCTGGAGTCGGTATGGAGACAACTGAACGCGAAGCTCGAGGAGAGCGCGAAGGCGGAGTTTGACGATATCCTACACGAACGTGATGCAGTGAGGCATCTGAATGAGCTGGATCGGCTGGTCGGAGAGGCGAGGCATAGGAGGGACAATGGTCAAGGCGAAAGTCGTGTAGC TCCGCATACCTTAACCCCGGACGAACTATACCGCGCGCATCTGACACCTTACCTGCAAGAAGCCCAATCATCTTTGAACGCGAGAATCCAGGCAACAGAAGCTGAGAACGCAGAGCTAGCCCAGCATATACAAAGCCAAAGAGCGGAGATCGAAAGGCTACTGTCGAGTCTCGAGTCTATTGTCGCTGACATAGAAGGTGCTGCGGCTGCAGCCTCGCATTTCAGCAAGGAGAATGACCTTCGCCAGGAGGCTTTCAAGAtggacgaagaagtcaaggCCAGGTCAGAGATATGA